The DNA sequence TTACAGGGGCCGCTTCAGCTTTTACAGGGGCCGCTTCAGCTTTTACAGGGGCCGCTTCCGCTTTTACAGGGGCCGCTTCAGCTTTTACAGGGGCCGCTTCAGCTTTTACAAGGGCCGCTTCAGCTTTTACAGGGGCCGCTTCAGCTTTTGCTGCTCCTTCTTTGGGTGGACATAATTTCCTGGAGAAAACAAGAGGTTTTATTATCATCATGAACTTTGTTTGAtgtttcacctgtgctgtgaGTAGACTtttacagttctatttttgactGGAATGAATTCCAAAAAttactgaagttggagacttatatttccctcactaactttaaacatcagctatctgagcagctaactgatctgctgcagctgtacatagcccatctgtaaatagcccataaaatctacctacctcatccccatattgtttttatttacttttctgctcttttgcacatcagtatttcgacttgcacatcatcatctgcacatctgtcactccagtgttaatttgctaaattgtaattattttgctactatggcctattcattgcctttacctcctcacgccatttgcacacactgtatatatactttttttctattgtgttattgactgtacgcttgtttattccatgtgtaactctgggttgttgtttgtgtcactctgctttgctttttcttggccaagtcgcagttgtaaatgagaacttgttctcaactggcctacctggttgaataaaggttaaataaaaaatatataaaatatatatattttttcccccaaGGTATTACAAATCTTCTACTTACGCTGTATCTGTTGAGTCCTTCACAAAACCACACACTTTGCTCCTCTGCTCCAACTGCTGTTTGAGTGTGGTGATCTCCCCAGTCCAAGCCTCCTTTTCAGTTTTGAACGTGGCTGAGGAgaacagacaaggagaggagatcagaagagaagagcagagaagagaagcaAAGGGAAACCACTTCAGAaatgcacccagagagagagatgcactacGTTACAGTGGCTGACATGTTACCAAATTTCCCCACCTTGTGGCACAAGTGGCTACAAGAATAACAACTCCACTAGAAAAGACTCACATACCTTCAATATCACTCTGCTCCTTCTGTATGGGTGCAAGTACTTCCTCCTTTTGTTTCTTTGTGCCAAAGTGAGAGATAACACAGATATAGGTAAAGGGGAAAAATAACATTCACGCCTACTGTTTGCTGTACATACTAAAAATCCTTATCCGAGTCATTCAAATCCTTCTACTCAGCACATTCCACTgcgcacagatgtcaattcaacgtttaTTCCACATTTGTTaaacgtcatttcattgaaattacgtgGTTAAAAATGTTGATTCAGTCAGTGTATGCTCAGTGGGTTGACAAGCACCATACACCAACCTGGGTCAAATGTTAAATACTTTCAATTGCTTTTTTGATTGCTCTGGTTTAGTGCACCCTGTTCCAAGCTACACAGCCCGAAGCCATTGTCATCACTGTTCAATGCTTGGGggttgcacttttgggactattccattggatCCATTGTACCAGGAAAACAAAATCAAGAACAGCTCCAttacttgacacacctgtatgtTCAGTATTCGACCCAGGTCTGTCTAGTGAAGGGCAGCCCTgtacctggagagctactgttctccagattttcgctccaaccctaatttagcacaCCTGATTTTACTTTTAGCTGCTCACCAATGCCATATCTAGCTGAATCAGGTATGTTAGGTAAGGGTTGGACTGAAAATgaacaggatggtagatctccatgAAGAGGGTTGGGCAGTCCTGGTCTAGTCTTTATAGTACACCAATGGTCTATATGTTTAGTATTTAACCCAGGTCTGTCTAGTATTTATAAAACAGTAATGATCTGTCTCTCACCTTCTCTGCCTGGCAGGCCTCGACCTCAGtcttcttcttcccctcctcttcggTCAGTTTCTTCACCTctgcctccatctcctccacattcttcttcttcgaGTCTAACTGCCCCTTCAGCAGGTTTTCCACCCACTGCCTCTCCTTGAGTTGGTTGACGCGAGCCTGTTGCATCAGATCCAGATGCAGGTTCTGCAGGGTCAGCTTGGCTTCTGTCAGGGGCTGGCCAAAGACGATCAGGGCCAGGCCCATAGAGACCAGGATAGTTAGGCCTCCTATCACCAATACAACCCTCATGGCTGCCTCAGAGTTTGTGTGGGTGTTGGTTCTTTATGTTCTTTAAGTCTATGTATTTGTCCctgtgtgaatgtatgtgtgtctgcTGGACttttatgtgtatatactgtatgtatatctatatatcacCTACGTCTTTACAATATTAATTTTGTGTGGCAGAGAGCACAGTGACTATTAAACGGTTTACCTTAttcactgagtcaatgataatgTGCGGTCGTATGAGTGAGTTTCTATGACTCGTTTGTTACCATAGTCCTCCCATAGCCTACAGCATGAAGCCTGAAGCAAATCTATGAACTTCTTTGCATATCATTTTgttcctcttcctttcctctacAGTAAATCCGAGGCTTACTGTCATTCCTGGTCCTGTATTCTTCTTCCTGGGTTGCCTCTAGTTTTCTTAGTTCAAAAGATGCTTCGCAATCCAAATTGAAAGCAGTGTTAAAGAGCACAAAAAACACCTCAATCCTCAAATCTGTGTAAAGAATGAAGAGGATGTCTTGTCCAACTCCCTAGCACCACCTCCTACCACTCCCCACCTCCCTTTATCTGGTTGTGTGGTTGGTTATGATTATGGCATAACCGGTTTGACAGTTCCGACAGGTAGGATGGGTCTAATCATGTGGCTAAGGTGTAAGAGAGGATTTCAGGTGAACAAAAGAGCAGAGCAGTCACGGATATAGTCAATCATAAATCACTTCGATTCAATACAAGTTTGCAAACAGGgagacacctctcacacagaagcTAAGAAAAATGTCTAACTCGCCTTCTCCAAGTAGGACCTAATATTCCAGTCTCACAGCACCAATGTTCCGTCAACATCAGCCTGGGAGGTTTGTACGGAGTTACAACAAAAGACAGTGACTTTGCAAGCTGCTACAGCATGACAGTGTTCAAAAGGTCATCAATACAATAACATACAGAGTATCAGTGTCCTCGATCCTTGTACATCCAGTCTTGCTTCAATCACTACATTATTAGTTTAATACATAACATACAGCACCGAGCCTATTGACTATCAACCCTTACACAAACGAGTGTCACAAATAGAACACTGCAAATCGTGTTTATCACAAAAAAGGGGAAACATACATCTCTTCCAAAAATAATTGTCACCTCATTtgcgcacactgtatatagactttttctctgttgtgttattgactgtatgtttgtttattccatgtgtaactcagtgttgttgtttgtgtcgcactgctttgctttttcttggccaggtcgaagttGCAAagaagaacttgttctcaactggcctacctggttaaataaaggtgaaatgtaaaaaaaaaatgttaaaaaaaatgtgtatttgcatatacagtggggcaaaaaatattttgtcagccactaattgtgcaagttcccccacttaaaaagatgaggcctgtattTTCAtaatagatacacttcaactatgacagacaaaatgagaaaaatatccagaaaatcacattgtaggatttttaatgaatttatttgcaaattatggtggaaaataagtatttggtcagtaacgaaagtttatctcaatactttgttatataccatttgttggcaatgacagaggtcaatcgttttctgtaagtcttcacaaggttttcacacactgttgctggtattttggcccattccttggcagatctcctctagagcagtgatgttttggggctgttgctgggcaacacggactttcaactccctccaaagattttctatggggttgagatctggagactggctaggccactctaggaccttgaaatgcttcttacgaagccactccttcgttgcccgggcggtgtgtttgggatcattgtaatgctgaaagacccagccatgtttcatcttcaatgcccttgctaatggaaggaggttttcactcaaaatctcacgatacatggccccattcattatttcctttccacggatcagtcgtcctggtccctttgcagaaaaacagccccaaagcatgatgtttccacccccatgcttcacagtaggtatggtgttctttggatgcaactcaccattcaaatcaaatcaaatcaaatgtatttatatagcccttcgtacatcagctgatatctcaaagtgctgtacagaaacccagcctaaaaccccaaacagcaagcaatgcaggtgtagaagcacggtggctaggaaaacctccctagaaaggccaaaacctaggaagaaacctagagaggaaccaggctatgtggggtggccagtcctcttctggctgttccgggtggagattataacagaacatggccaaaatgttcaaatgttcataaatgaccagcatggtcgtataataataaggcagaacagttgaaactggagcagcagcacggtcagatggacaggggacagcaaggagtcatcatgtcaggtagtcctggggcatggtcctagggctcaggtcctccgagagagagaaagagagaattagagagagcatatgtggggtggcctgtcctcttctggctgtgccgggtggagattataacagaacatggccaagaccattctttgtcctccaaacacgacgagttgagtttttaccaaaaagttatattttggtttcatctgaccatatgacattctcccaatcttcttctggatcatccaaatgctctctagcaaacttcagacgggcctggacatgtactggcttaagcagggggacacatctggcactgcaggatttgagtccctggcggcgtagtgtgttactgatgggatttttgctcaacgttcttgtgataattttaaccccacggggtgagatcttgtgtggagccccagatcgagggagattatcagtggtcttgtatgtcttccatttcctaattttattttacctttattttactaggcaagtccgttaagaacaaattcttattttcaatgacggcctaggaacagtgggttaactgcctgttcaggggcagaacgacagatttgtaccttgtcagctcggggattcgaacttgcaacctttcggttactagtccaacactctaaccactaggctaccctgccgctaatAATTGCTctttttttgcctcactgtatatactgtatacaatttttacctttatttaactaggcaagtcagttaagaacaaattcttattttcaattacagcctaggaacagtgggttaactgcctgttcaggggcagaacgacagatttgtaccttgtcagctcaggggtttgaatttATAACTAGTCCAACAGtcaaaccactagactaccctgccgtcCCAAACGAGGGCTTGAcatgggcaggagctcaccggagctgagtaTGTGCACGCCAAATGTTCTACTGCTCGAGTTCCTGCACCTCTTATAAAATATTATCTTAAAATTATTGTGGATCTCCTGCACCTACAGTACCTACACCCAAAATGATTAACGGCAGCTATTTCAGTCTAAGTACTGCACATTCTCACAACTTTACATGTTATTAAACAGTGAGACAAAGTAGTAGCAGTAAGGAGATAAATCATGAGTGGTTCTCCACTGGAAATACACATCTTCTTATTCCAAACCAGTGTTCTTCAATATTCCATTGGGTATTATATCCTGCCATTTGGtctatgtatttatttatggTTTATAAGGGTGGATATCGACTCTGCCACTTGAGCATATTTTTGTGTGGCACAGTCGATGGCTAGCTGGGCTTCGGGCCAGAAGGcttcctgcctgtttcattactctTAATGGGAAATCCACCCCCAGAAATAAAAATCCTGAAACCCCTGTCAATATGGTGAAAGGTTCTATCAGTGGGGGGGCAAAAAAATCTCCATGATTTAACTTCTATGTGATCAGTCTGTGAAATCATGAAATCATAAAGGAACGCGTCATACATGGTTCTGTCCGTTTGGATAACACACTATCACATTTCATACCGGTTTTAAAACAATTAACTGCCCTCCAGTTCGCCAACAGATGGTATGGTCATACTTGTCTAGAACTCATCTATCCATGTATATCGTCATGACAAAGTATATTTCGCTTAGATGTGCTCAATCTAAACAGTGTACCAAATTATTCAACAGTTTATCCTTTAAGTACCATCTCGTAATGTGCCCTGTGTCTATGGGCAACGTGGGAAAGGACTCGGTACGTGCTCTGagcagaggcaaactgaaaaTTGAACTCGTGAGATGTactcctaaattgatagtgcagGTTCTTTTTAGGTGATTTTAAAGCTATCTaactacttcacatgctgatattgGTCCTgatattattgtgtgtagctacgtTTGCTAGTAGCAAGCCCAGAGATAGCGTTGTATTGTGGGATTTACGATTTTCACATGTTGCTACGAACCTCTttataataacaaagtgaaacatttgttcacaaaaaaatattattttcacattgttttttttaaacactgaaaatgacacctcattacacagtacttgctttgatacCGTATTTATATTACAATAGGTGTACTGAAATATTAAATATAGACGTGAACTTGCTTGCCACCCAGCTGTCTGTAAATTATGCCTACAGTTCAGAAgtgtttgtgcatatattatgacgacattttgtgatgtttttgttagttttggaCTTTAGTAAGGTTTTTTTCGGCTGTTCAGGCACACCCCTTCATTCATGATTGGTCaacttcaataaagtctttgtcattcaacgagagacgactcattttcatgcacattttttttctttaaaaaatactgcctcaaacatcttagttagatgtacaATTGCATgactaagatctcctctgcaaaaacatcAAAATTAATGACCGAtttcagactattttgaggaagtgtatactggctactgTGTCAAAAttgacaaacagtactattgtgtttttttaatttagtttttcaagtgaaggtctttaaagggagtatgcgagcacacttgTTCAGTTCGCCTAgctcagggtttcccaaactctgtcctggggCCCACCCTgagtgcacgttttgttttttgccctagcactacacagatgATTCAATTAGACACGTCattatcaagctttgattatttgattcAGCTGTGTAACGCTAGGGGAAAACCCTAAACGTACACCCAGGTGTGGGCCCCAAGacggagtttgggaaaccctggcctAGCTGACTTTGGCTAGCCGCCAGATGAACTGAAGCATGTATTAATTCAGCCGATTTGAAAACTTTTCTCAAACGGAATGAAATTGGGATAAACATACCTTaatttgtccaataaaaactcttgtttgcaacggTTGGAGTACTGaatacaccctagatcagctagatgcaggcaagagcgtACACTGTATGTGACCTTGATTACTCACATTTTTCTTTCGACCtatgcacctacattgtaaactttcattcatagtttaggttgtagcaacctccaTTAATCACGGAATTCCAttctattaattaattaattattcatattatttatttattatttttattattattattagttattTTTTAATCTGCCTGCCCCAGCCGCagactcaggctctgtgtgtagttaaccgacactctgcccattcatcgccattttacctgttgttgttttagctgattagctgttgtcgtTGTCTAGCTCtccaaatcaacacctgtgattacgttatgcctcgctgtatgtatATCTCAtagagtggggagaacaagtatttgatacactgctgattttgcaggttttcctacttacaaagcatgtagaggtctgtaatttttatcataggtacacttcaactgtgagagacggaatctaaaacaaaaatccagaaaatcacattgtatgatttttaagtaatgaatgtgcattttattgcatgacataagtatttgatacatcagaaaagcagaacttaatatttgggacagaaacctttgtttgcaattacagataccatacgtttcctgtagctcttgaccaggtttgcacacactgcagcagggattttggcccactcctccatacaaacCTTCTCAAGATCCTtgaggttttggggctgttgctgggcaatacggactttcagctacctccaaagattgtctattgggttcaggtctggagcctggctaggccactccaggaccttgagatgcttcttacggagccactccttagttgccctggctgtgtgtttcgggtcgttgtcatgctggaagacccagcctcgacccatcttcaatgctcttactgagggaaggaggttgttggccaagatctcgtgatacacggccccatccatcctcccctcaatacggtgcagtcgtcctgtcccctttgcagaaaagcttccccaaagaatgatgtttccacctccatgcttcacggttgggatggtgttcttggggttgtactcatccttcttcttcctccaaacacagcgagtggagtttagaccaaaaacctctatttttgtctcatcagaccacattaccttctcccattcctcctctggatcatccagatggtcattggcaaacttcagacgggcctggacatgcgctggcttgagcagggggaccttacgtgcgctgcaggattttaatccatgacggcgtagtgtgttactaatggttttctttgagactgtggtcccagctctcttcaggtcattgaccaggtattgccgtgtagttctgggctgatccctcaccttcctcatgatcattgatgccccacgaggtgagatcttgcatggagccccagaccgagggtgattgaccatcatcttgaacttcttccattttctaataattgcgccaacagttgttgcattctcatcaagctgcttgcctattgtcctgtagcccattccagccttgtgcaggtctaccactttatccctgatgtccttacacagctctcttgTCTTGGCCagtgtggagaggttggagtctgtttgattgagtgtgtggacaggtgtcttttatacaggtaacgagttcaaacaggtgcagttaatacaggtaatgagtggagaacaggagggcttcttaaagaaaaactaacaggtctttgagagacggaattcttactggtcggtaggtgatcaaatacttatgttatgcaataaagtgcaaattaattaattaaaaatcatacaatgtgattttcttt is a window from the Oncorhynchus tshawytscha isolate Ot180627B linkage group LG03, Otsh_v2.0, whole genome shotgun sequence genome containing:
- the LOC121846200 gene encoding neurofilament heavy polypeptide-like, giving the protein MRVVLVIGGLTILVSMGLALIVFGQPLTEAKLTLQNLHLDLMQQARVNQLKERQWVENLLKGQLDSKKKNVEEMEAEVKKLTEEEGKKKTEVEACQAEKKQKEEVLAPIQKEQSDIEATFKTEKEAWTGEITTLKQQLEQRSKVCGFVKDSTDTAKLCPPKEGAAKAEAAPVKAEAALVKAEAAPVKAEAAPVKAEAAPVKAEAAPVKAEAAPVKAEAAPVKAEAVPVKAEVVPVKAEEAAVKAEAVPVKAEVAPVKAEAAPVKAEAVPVKAEVVPVKAEEAAVKAEAVPVKAEVAPVKAEPASVKVEAAAV